A single genomic interval of Physeter macrocephalus isolate SW-GA chromosome 5, ASM283717v5, whole genome shotgun sequence harbors:
- the LOC102977864 gene encoding LOW QUALITY PROTEIN: cAMP-regulated phosphoprotein 19-like (The sequence of the model RefSeq protein was modified relative to this genomic sequence to represent the inferred CDS: substituted 1 base at 1 genomic stop codon), with translation MSAEVPKAASTEEQKEMEDKVTSPEKVEEAKLKARYPHLGQKPGGSDFLRKXLQKGQKYFDSGDYNMAKAKMKNKQLPTAAPDKTEVTGDHIPTPQDLPQRKPSLAASKLAG, from the coding sequence ATGTCTGCGGAAGTCCCCAAGGCAGCCTCCACAGAGGAGCAGAAGGAAATGGAAGACAAAGTGACTAGTCCAGAGAAAGTtgaagaagcaaaattaaaagcaagGTATCCTCATCTGGGACAAAAGCCTGGAGGTTcagattttttaaggaaatgattGCAGAAAgggcaaaaatattttgattctgGGGATTACAACATGGCTAAAGCAAAAATGAAGAACAAGCAACTTCCTACTGCAGCTCCAGATAAGACAGAGGTAACTGGTGACCACATTCCCACTCCACAGGACCTGCCTCAACGGAAACCATCTCTTGCTGCTAGCAAGCTGGCTGGCTGA